Proteins encoded in a region of the Bacillus sp. T3 genome:
- the spoIIM gene encoding stage II sporulation protein M, translating into MKKRLYQNIAANHFREYSSVYIFVIVLFLMGVIFGAVVVNSLSFSQKEDLFYYLSQFFGGLTNGKQAEANDLFLQSLLHNSKYIGLMWVLGISIVGLPVILILLFIKGMVVGFTVGFLVNQMGWDGFLLSFVSVLPQNFIIIPIFIIMAVMTITFSLQMIRRQFMKKISSPFMPMLTRYFLTLVGAIVLLTGAAAIEAYLSQVLMKAIIGSLSYK; encoded by the coding sequence ATGAAGAAGAGATTATACCAGAACATCGCGGCCAATCATTTTCGTGAATATTCCTCAGTCTATATTTTCGTGATTGTGCTATTTTTAATGGGAGTTATTTTTGGGGCAGTGGTAGTTAATAGCTTAAGTTTTTCACAAAAAGAGGATTTGTTCTATTATTTATCTCAATTTTTTGGCGGACTAACGAATGGAAAACAAGCGGAGGCTAATGATTTATTCTTGCAAAGCTTGTTGCATAATAGTAAATATATCGGCCTGATGTGGGTGTTAGGAATATCGATTGTTGGCTTGCCGGTGATTCTCATTTTATTATTTATCAAAGGAATGGTTGTCGGCTTTACGGTTGGTTTCTTAGTCAATCAAATGGGATGGGATGGATTTTTATTATCTTTTGTATCAGTCCTACCTCAAAACTTTATTATCATTCCTATTTTTATTATCATGGCCGTGATGACAATAACTTTTTCATTGCAGATGATTCGCAGGCAATTTATGAAGAAGATCAGCAGTCCGTTTATGCCAATGTTAACACGTTATTTTTTAACACTGGTTGGTGCCATTGTGCTTCTTACTGGGGCAGCAGCAATCGAGGCCTATTTATCCCAGGTCTTAATGAAAGCGATTATCGGCTCATTAAGTTATAAGTGA
- a CDS encoding Fur family transcriptional regulator, whose protein sequence is MESRIERIKKQLHSSSYKLTPQREATVRVLLEHEEDHLSAEDVYLLVKEKSPEIGLATVYRTLELLTELKIVDKINFGDGVSRYDLRQEGAAHFHHHLVCIECGAVDEIQEDLLDDVEAEVERKWNFKIKDHRLTFHGICYRCQEKEAKQLVE, encoded by the coding sequence ATGGAAAGTAGAATTGAACGAATTAAAAAACAGCTGCATTCATCCAGCTATAAATTAACACCCCAGCGCGAAGCAACCGTTAGAGTTTTGTTAGAGCATGAAGAGGATCATTTAAGTGCGGAAGATGTTTACCTCCTCGTCAAAGAAAAATCGCCAGAGATCGGACTTGCTACTGTATATCGTACATTAGAATTACTGACTGAATTAAAAATTGTTGATAAAATAAATTTTGGTGATGGGGTATCTCGTTATGATTTACGTCAAGAGGGCGCCGCACATTTTCACCATCACTTAGTTTGTATAGAATGCGGAGCAGTAGATGAGATTCAAGAGGATTTGCTTGATGATGTTGAAGCGGAAGTGGAACGGAAATGGAATTTTAAAATCAAAGATCACCGTTTAACCTTTCATGGAATTTGCTATCGTTGCCAAGAAAAAGAAGCAAAGCAATTGGTCGAATAA
- a CDS encoding YqzK family protein has translation MKAWFKLVFRSIKVFILFVGCTILFYYGMMWVNEEYQNYHRYDEPQGTALKVSAPVEGQSMPWLDRLILFYLNGE, from the coding sequence ATGAAAGCATGGTTTAAGCTAGTTTTTCGATCAATCAAGGTGTTTATTTTATTCGTGGGCTGCACGATACTATTTTATTATGGCATGATGTGGGTTAATGAAGAATATCAAAATTATCATCGCTATGATGAGCCACAAGGCACTGCACTAAAGGTGTCAGCACCTGTAGAAGGTCAGAGTATGCCATGGCTAGATCGCCTAATATTGTTTTATTTAAATGGGGAGTAA
- the xerD gene encoding site-specific tyrosine recombinase XerD, which translates to MEDRLRDFIHFLIVEKGLAKNTIVSYERDLHSYLNYLKTVEVIADLNEVQRFQIIRFLAKLKDDGKSSKTLARHIASIRAFHQFLLREKAVENDPTVHLETPQQERSLPKVLNIQEVEKLLDSPQANDHYGKRDKAMIELLYATGIRVSELIGLNIGDVHLTMGFVRCMGKGSKERIIPLGRTATAALQDYLDHGRHIFLKKQKDDALFLNHLGKRLTRQGFWKILKRLSAEAGITKELTPHTLRHSFATHLLENGADLRAVQEMLGHADISTTQIYTHVTKTRLKDVYSQFHPRA; encoded by the coding sequence ATGGAAGATCGACTTCGGGATTTTATCCACTTTTTAATTGTTGAAAAGGGATTGGCAAAAAATACAATTGTTTCATATGAACGGGATCTTCACAGCTATCTTAATTATCTTAAAACTGTTGAAGTTATAGCAGATTTAAATGAAGTCCAGCGTTTTCAAATTATTCGCTTTTTAGCTAAATTAAAGGATGATGGAAAATCGTCAAAAACGCTAGCGCGTCACATTGCATCGATTCGGGCGTTTCACCAATTTTTGTTAAGAGAGAAAGCGGTGGAGAATGATCCAACGGTTCATCTGGAAACTCCACAGCAAGAGCGCTCCTTGCCAAAGGTATTAAACATCCAGGAAGTAGAGAAATTATTGGATTCGCCACAGGCAAACGATCATTATGGAAAACGAGATAAAGCCATGATTGAGCTATTGTATGCAACTGGCATACGGGTGAGCGAATTAATTGGCTTGAATATAGGTGATGTTCATTTAACGATGGGTTTTGTGCGGTGTATGGGTAAAGGAAGTAAGGAAAGGATTATTCCGCTCGGAAGAACAGCAACCGCTGCACTGCAGGATTATTTAGATCATGGTCGACACATATTTTTAAAAAAACAAAAGGACGATGCATTGTTTTTAAATCATCTGGGCAAACGTCTAACACGACAAGGTTTTTGGAAAATCTTAAAACGGCTAAGTGCAGAAGCAGGCATCACAAAGGAATTAACACCACACACACTCAGACATTCTTTTGCGACTCATTTATTAGAGAATGGGGCAGACCTTCGTGCCGTTCAAGAAATGCTGGGGCACGCCGATATCTCGACTACTCAAATTTATACACATGTGACGAAAACAAGGTTAAAAGATGTGTATAGCCAATTTCACCCGCGAGCTTAG
- the deoB gene encoding phosphopentomutase — translation MMHTYKRVFLIVMDSVGIGEAPDAERFGDKGSNTLGHIAEKMNGLHMPNMAKLGLSHIEEIKGIEKVEKPVAFFTKMQEASNGKDTMTGHWEIMGLNIETPFKVFPDGFPDELLNELEARTGKKIIGNKPASGTEILVELGEEHMKTGALIVYTSADSVLQIAAHEEIIPIEEQYKICKIARELTLDEKYMVGRVIARPFIGEPGNFQRTSNRHDYALKPFGRTVMNELADSGFDVVAIGKISDIYDGEGVTKSLRTVSNMDGMDKLIESFDMDFTGLSFVNLVDFDALYGHRRDPIGYGKALEEYDARLPEVFEKMKDDDLVIITADHGNDPVHHGTDHTREFVPLLVYSKKNEQGKELPLRQSFADIGATIAENFEVKAPNFGKSFLNELT, via the coding sequence ATGATGCATACATATAAGCGCGTGTTTCTCATCGTAATGGATTCAGTCGGGATTGGTGAAGCACCTGATGCCGAACGGTTTGGAGATAAGGGATCCAATACGCTCGGGCATATTGCCGAAAAAATGAACGGCCTCCATATGCCAAATATGGCGAAGCTTGGGCTCAGTCATATCGAAGAAATCAAAGGAATCGAAAAAGTAGAGAAGCCTGTAGCATTCTTTACGAAAATGCAAGAAGCATCCAACGGGAAAGATACGATGACAGGGCATTGGGAAATTATGGGTCTTAATATTGAAACGCCATTTAAAGTATTTCCTGATGGTTTCCCAGATGAATTGCTAAATGAACTAGAAGCAAGAACAGGCAAAAAAATTATTGGAAATAAACCAGCGAGCGGAACCGAAATTCTTGTTGAGCTCGGTGAAGAGCATATGAAAACGGGAGCATTAATTGTTTATACCTCTGCAGATTCCGTCTTGCAAATTGCTGCTCATGAAGAGATTATTCCGATCGAAGAGCAATATAAAATTTGTAAAATTGCACGAGAACTAACGTTAGACGAAAAATATATGGTGGGTCGGGTGATTGCTCGCCCATTTATTGGCGAGCCCGGCAACTTCCAACGGACCTCTAACCGTCATGATTACGCGTTAAAGCCATTCGGTCGCACCGTGATGAATGAATTGGCGGATTCTGGCTTTGATGTCGTTGCAATCGGCAAAATCTCTGATATTTACGATGGTGAGGGCGTAACAAAGTCTCTGAGAACAGTCTCAAATATGGATGGCATGGATAAATTAATTGAGTCATTTGATATGGATTTTACCGGCTTAAGCTTTGTGAATTTAGTCGATTTTGACGCATTATATGGTCATCGCCGTGACCCAATCGGTTATGGGAAAGCCCTTGAAGAATATGATGCACGCCTACCTGAGGTGTTCGAAAAAATGAAGGATGACGATTTAGTGATCATCACGGCCGATCATGGAAACGATCCTGTTCATCATGGTACAGACCATACAAGAGAATTTGTTCCATTACTTGTCTACTCGAAAAAAAATGAGCAAGGAAAAGAATTGCCACTTCGTCAGTCGTTTGCCGATATTGGGGCAACCATTGCGGAAAACTTCGAGGTAAAGGCACCGAACTTCGGAAAAAGCTTCTTAAATGAATTAACTTAG
- a CDS encoding purine-nucleoside phosphorylase, whose translation MDFTKIETATRFLQEKYKKKPKVGLILGSGLGILADEIEQPVKIPYDTIPDFPVSTVEGHAGQLVFGQLNGVEVVAMQGRFHYYEGYSFEKVTFPVRVMKQLGVESLIVTNAAGGINEDFEPGDLMLITDHINNMGSNPLIGKNDANLGPRFPDMSEAYSRVLRENAKQIALELGIPVKEGVYVGNTGPSYETPAEVKMLRIFGGDAVGMSTVPEVIVARHAELQVLGISCISNMAAGILDQPLSHDEVIETTEKVKSNFLKYVKAIVATLK comes from the coding sequence ATGGATTTTACAAAAATTGAAACAGCGACTCGATTTTTGCAGGAAAAATACAAAAAGAAGCCGAAAGTTGGGCTGATTTTAGGCTCTGGATTAGGGATACTAGCAGATGAAATAGAGCAGCCTGTAAAAATCCCTTATGATACGATTCCGGATTTCCCTGTATCGACGGTAGAAGGACATGCTGGACAACTTGTTTTCGGTCAATTAAATGGAGTAGAAGTTGTCGCAATGCAGGGGCGTTTTCATTATTATGAAGGCTATAGCTTTGAAAAAGTAACATTTCCAGTCCGTGTGATGAAGCAATTAGGTGTAGAAAGCTTAATCGTAACCAATGCTGCTGGAGGGATTAATGAGGATTTTGAACCAGGGGATTTAATGCTTATTACGGATCATATAAATAATATGGGTTCAAATCCGCTTATTGGCAAAAACGATGCCAATCTAGGTCCACGTTTTCCAGATATGTCAGAAGCATATAGCCGTGTCCTGCGCGAAAATGCGAAACAAATTGCTCTAGAGCTAGGGATTCCGGTAAAAGAGGGTGTTTACGTCGGAAATACGGGGCCATCGTATGAAACTCCGGCAGAGGTGAAAATGCTCCGTATATTTGGTGGGGATGCGGTTGGAATGTCGACTGTTCCGGAAGTCATCGTCGCACGGCATGCTGAATTACAAGTATTAGGGATTTCTTGTATATCAAATATGGCGGCAGGAATTTTGGATCAGCCTCTATCTCATGATGAAGTAATCGAAACAACCGAAAAAGTCAAAAGTAACTTTCTAAAATATGTGAAGGCAATCGTAGCAACACTGAAGTAG
- a CDS encoding pyrimidine-nucleoside phosphorylase translates to MRMVDLIEKKRDGFELSNEEIHFIINGYTAGTIPDYQMSALTMAIYFQGMTDKERANLTMAMVESGDQIDLSGIQGIKVDKHSTGGVGDTTTLVLGPLVAAVGVPVAKMSGRGLGHTGGTIDKLEAVSGFHVEIKNEEFINLVNKNKLAVIGQSGNLTPADKKLYALRDVTATVNSIPLIASSIMSKKIAAGADAIVLDVKTGAGAFMKSLDDSRELAKTMVGIGNDVGRKTMAIISDMSQPLGYAIGNALEVKEAIDTLRGEGPEDLTELCLTLGSYMVYLAEKAESLDQARELLKTAIEDGSALAKFKQFLESQGGDGSVVDDPAKLPQAAYTIELPAKEAGYIAEIVADAVGTAAMLLGAGRATKESEIDLAVGLVLRKKIGDKVDEGESIVTIFSNFENVNAVKEKLYQSIKLSQSPVKAPTLIYEQITE, encoded by the coding sequence ATGAGAATGGTTGATTTAATCGAGAAAAAGCGAGATGGTTTTGAGCTTTCAAATGAGGAAATTCATTTTATCATAAACGGCTACACCGCTGGTACGATTCCTGATTATCAGATGAGTGCTTTAACAATGGCAATTTACTTTCAGGGAATGACAGACAAAGAGCGGGCTAACCTAACGATGGCGATGGTGGAATCAGGGGACCAAATTGATTTGTCAGGCATACAAGGAATCAAGGTTGATAAACATTCCACAGGTGGCGTTGGGGATACCACCACCTTGGTTCTCGGCCCTCTTGTCGCTGCAGTTGGTGTTCCTGTTGCGAAAATGTCAGGACGTGGCTTAGGTCATACAGGAGGAACGATTGACAAGCTTGAGGCGGTCTCCGGGTTCCATGTGGAAATTAAAAATGAAGAATTTATCAATCTCGTTAATAAAAATAAATTAGCCGTCATTGGCCAAAGCGGGAATTTAACCCCAGCAGATAAAAAGCTGTATGCATTGCGCGATGTGACAGCAACCGTTAACAGTATTCCGCTCATCGCAAGCTCGATTATGAGTAAAAAAATCGCAGCTGGCGCCGATGCAATCGTCCTAGATGTAAAAACCGGTGCCGGTGCATTTATGAAATCTCTTGACGATTCTAGAGAGCTTGCAAAAACAATGGTCGGAATCGGGAACGATGTCGGACGAAAAACGATGGCGATTATTTCGGATATGAGCCAGCCGCTTGGATATGCGATTGGCAACGCGCTCGAGGTAAAAGAGGCAATCGATACACTGCGAGGCGAAGGACCTGAGGATTTAACAGAGCTTTGCTTGACCTTGGGCAGCTATATGGTTTATCTTGCTGAAAAAGCTGAATCATTAGACCAGGCACGAGAGCTTTTGAAAACCGCGATTGAAGATGGTTCTGCACTCGCGAAATTCAAGCAGTTTTTAGAATCACAGGGCGGGGATGGCTCGGTTGTAGATGATCCTGCTAAGCTTCCCCAAGCCGCTTATACGATTGAATTGCCAGCAAAAGAGGCTGGTTATATAGCTGAAATTGTGGCTGATGCAGTCGGAACAGCGGCCATGCTCCTCGGTGCTGGTCGGGCAACCAAAGAATCAGAAATTGATCTTGCTGTCGGTCTTGTGCTCCGTAAGAAAATTGGAGATAAAGTTGATGAAGGTGAATCAATCGTTACCATCTTCAGCAATTTTGAGAACGTTAATGCCGTAAAGGAAAAGCTCTACCAAAGTATCAAGCTATCACAGAGCCCAGTAAAGGCGCCAACGCTTATTTATGAACAAATAACAGAATGA
- a CDS encoding D-alanyl-D-alanine carboxypeptidase family protein, producing the protein MKRNLSMVIAILLSLTVVIPSVSAQEQPQPKSAELVENARSAILIERDTGSILYEKNGNEKLPPASMTKIMTMLLIMEALDQGKLDWKEKIRTSEYAASMGGSQIFLEPGEEMTTEEMLKGIAIGSGNDASVAMAERIAGSETAFVDMMNEKAKELGLKNTHFNNTTGLPTDDHYSTAHDMAMMAKELLKYQDITKFTGTYEAYLRENSDKKFWLVNTNKLVRFYPGVDGLKTGFTGEAKYCLTATAQKDGMRVIAVVFGAPTSKERNAQVTKMLDFAFAQYKTHPIYKRNTAIALAKVSKGNKKSVGVVTSEPISILTKKGENVADVEKKIVLNKHIKAPVNKGDQVGTLQLISKGKVMLESPLVANESIKTATWWELYKRSFGMFSKISD; encoded by the coding sequence ATGAAACGTAACTTATCAATGGTAATAGCAATATTACTTAGTTTAACAGTGGTAATTCCGTCAGTTTCTGCACAAGAGCAACCGCAGCCAAAATCGGCAGAGCTGGTTGAAAATGCTAGGTCTGCCATTTTAATTGAACGTGATACAGGTTCAATTTTATACGAGAAAAATGGAAATGAAAAATTACCACCTGCAAGCATGACGAAAATCATGACCATGCTGTTGATTATGGAAGCTTTGGATCAAGGGAAGCTCGATTGGAAAGAAAAAATTAGAACAAGTGAATATGCAGCATCAATGGGAGGATCACAAATCTTCCTTGAACCAGGTGAAGAAATGACCACTGAAGAAATGTTAAAGGGAATTGCGATTGGTTCAGGTAATGATGCGAGTGTGGCAATGGCCGAGCGAATTGCCGGTTCTGAGACAGCGTTTGTTGATATGATGAACGAAAAAGCAAAAGAATTAGGGTTGAAAAATACACATTTTAATAATACTACAGGTCTTCCAACGGATGACCATTATAGTACAGCCCATGATATGGCAATGATGGCGAAGGAACTTTTAAAATATCAAGATATTACGAAGTTCACAGGAACGTATGAGGCATATTTAAGAGAAAATAGTGACAAGAAATTTTGGCTTGTTAATACAAATAAATTAGTCCGCTTTTATCCTGGAGTGGATGGACTTAAAACAGGTTTCACAGGTGAAGCAAAATACTGCTTAACAGCTACAGCCCAAAAGGATGGCATGCGAGTCATTGCTGTTGTATTTGGAGCGCCAACATCGAAGGAACGAAATGCACAAGTAACGAAAATGCTTGATTTTGCCTTTGCGCAATATAAAACCCATCCTATCTATAAACGTAATACAGCGATTGCTTTAGCTAAAGTTAGCAAGGGAAACAAGAAATCAGTTGGTGTTGTGACAAGTGAACCGATTTCAATCCTAACGAAAAAAGGCGAAAATGTTGCAGATGTTGAGAAAAAAATAGTCCTAAACAAACATATCAAAGCGCCGGTTAATAAGGGAGATCAGGTTGGAACCCTACAGCTAATAAGCAAAGGTAAAGTAATGTTGGAAAGTCCATTAGTAGCGAATGAGTCAATAAAAACAGCAACGTGGTGGGAATTGTATAAGCGGTCATTTGGTATGTTTTCCAAAATTAGCGATTAA
- the spoIIAA gene encoding anti-sigma F factor antagonist, whose translation MSLNINMVVKHDVLCIRLDGELDHHSAEELRELASKAIEEKDIRHIVLNLEQLTFMDSSGLGVILGRYKQIKQLHGEMVVCAISPSIKRLFDMSGLFKIIRLEQTEEFALQRLGVA comes from the coding sequence GTGAGTCTAAACATTAATATGGTTGTAAAGCATGATGTACTATGCATTCGGTTAGATGGAGAATTAGACCACCACTCAGCAGAAGAACTGCGTGAACTTGCATCCAAAGCAATCGAGGAAAAAGACATTCGCCACATTGTGTTGAACCTTGAACAGCTGACATTTATGGATAGTTCTGGACTAGGGGTTATTTTAGGTAGGTACAAACAAATTAAACAGCTCCATGGTGAGATGGTCGTATGTGCGATTTCGCCAAGCATCAAGAGACTATTTGATATGTCAGGTTTATTTAAGATCATTCGGTTAGAGCAGACTGAAGAATTTGCTTTACAAAGATTGGGGGTTGCCTGA
- the spoIIAB gene encoding anti-sigma F factor, with amino-acid sequence MKNKMELQFSALSQNESFARVTVAAFIAQLDPTMDELTEIKTVVSEAVTNAIIHGYNNDPEGIVYISVTLEDGFVEMNIKDEGIGIADVEEARQPLFTTKPELERSGMGFTIMENFMDEVEVSSHTGTGTQVTLKKHLSQNKMLCN; translated from the coding sequence ATGAAAAATAAAATGGAGCTACAATTTAGTGCATTAAGTCAAAATGAATCCTTTGCCAGAGTTACAGTGGCAGCCTTTATTGCCCAGCTAGATCCGACAATGGACGAATTAACTGAAATCAAAACAGTGGTATCCGAAGCAGTAACGAATGCGATTATTCATGGCTACAATAATGACCCAGAGGGAATCGTTTATATTTCCGTTACACTTGAGGATGGTTTTGTTGAGATGAATATTAAAGATGAGGGAATCGGAATTGCTGATGTCGAGGAAGCGCGACAACCTCTATTTACAACAAAGCCTGAATTGGAAAGGTCCGGTATGGGTTTTACCATCATGGAAAACTTCATGGATGAGGTAGAGGTTTCCTCGCACACAGGCACTGGAACACAAGTTACGCTTAAGAAGCATTTATCCCAGAACAAAATGCTATGCAATTAA
- the sigF gene encoding RNA polymerase sporulation sigma factor SigF yields MDVEVKNNSKQIYLKDHEVKELIKRSQTGDQTARDLIVEKNLRLVWSVVQRFLNRGYEPDDLFQIGCIGLLKSVDKFDLTYDVKFSTYAVPMIIGEIQRFIRDDGTVKVSRSLKELGNKIRKAKDELSKTLGRIPTVSELSDYLEISPEDVILAQEASRTPTSIHETVFENDGDPITLLDQIDDGNEEKWFDKIALKEAILELDDRERLIVYLRYYKDQTQSEVASRLGISQVQVSRLEKKILQQMKDRMDI; encoded by the coding sequence ATGGATGTGGAGGTAAAAAATAATAGTAAGCAAATTTACCTAAAGGACCATGAAGTGAAAGAACTTATTAAACGCAGTCAAACCGGTGATCAAACCGCACGAGATTTGATCGTGGAAAAGAATCTGAGGCTTGTATGGTCTGTTGTCCAGCGCTTTCTTAATCGCGGCTATGAACCAGATGATCTTTTTCAGATTGGCTGTATTGGACTGTTAAAGTCTGTTGATAAATTTGATTTAACGTATGATGTCAAATTCTCTACTTATGCTGTTCCGATGATTATCGGGGAGATCCAGAGGTTTATTCGTGATGATGGAACAGTTAAGGTCAGTCGATCATTAAAGGAATTGGGTAATAAAATTCGTAAGGCAAAAGATGAGCTTTCAAAAACATTAGGAAGAATTCCAACGGTCAGTGAGCTTTCGGATTACTTGGAAATTTCTCCGGAGGATGTCATCTTAGCTCAAGAAGCAAGTCGAACACCGACATCAATTCATGAAACGGTATTTGAAAATGATGGGGATCCCATTACGCTATTGGATCAAATCGATGATGGAAATGAAGAAAAGTGGTTCGATAAAATTGCCTTAAAAGAAGCGATCCTAGAGCTGGATGACCGAGAAAGATTGATTGTTTACTTACGATATTATAAGGATCAAACACAATCTGAGGTGGCATCACGGCTTGGAATTTCCCAGGTTCAAGTGTCACGCCTAGAAAAAAAGATCCTCCAGCAAATGAAAGACCGTATGGATATTTAA
- a CDS encoding stage V sporulation protein AA — protein MEKTIYIRMRNRSQVRKEEVIQLKDLALIIAEERVYNHLQTLEIYQVKNEDRNIVIIDAMTIIRNVTNVFPEFEVQMIGPSQTIVEVVYKRRKSSVPAFLSIWFLLFFGAALTIMNFHEDVSMQIVQQKLYTMVTWKKEVKPLLFQIPYSFGLGLGMVLFFNHFFRKRINEEPSPLEVEMFNYQQDIDQYVIMHENKESMKSIDDY, from the coding sequence ATGGAAAAAACAATCTACATTCGCATGCGAAATCGAAGTCAGGTTCGTAAGGAAGAGGTTATTCAATTAAAGGATCTTGCATTAATCATTGCTGAGGAGCGTGTTTACAACCATCTGCAAACGCTGGAGATTTACCAGGTGAAAAATGAAGATCGAAATATTGTCATTATTGATGCAATGACGATCATTCGAAACGTAACGAATGTTTTTCCAGAATTCGAGGTTCAAATGATTGGACCATCACAAACCATTGTGGAGGTTGTTTATAAAAGAAGGAAATCCTCAGTCCCTGCATTTTTGTCCATTTGGTTTTTATTATTTTTTGGAGCAGCACTCACGATTATGAATTTTCATGAGGATGTCAGTATGCAGATTGTCCAGCAAAAGCTGTATACGATGGTTACCTGGAAAAAGGAAGTCAAGCCACTTCTTTTTCAAATTCCCTATTCGTTTGGATTAGGACTTGGAATGGTCCTCTTTTTCAATCATTTTTTTCGAAAAAGAATCAACGAAGAGCCAAGTCCTTTAGAAGTAGAGATGTTCAATTACCAGCAGGATATCGATCAATATGTCATTATGCATGAGAACAAAGAAAGCATGAAGAGTATCGATGATTATTAA
- a CDS encoding stage V sporulation protein AB, with protein sequence MIIKIIFMAFLSLAGGLAVGAGFVAFLTVLGIIPRLTQLSKTMKMIHWYEWAIVLGAVVGTLASLREPMMGLSPLFTIPLGLTEGVFVGMLAAGLTEVLNVFPILAKRIGIEDRIQILMMAIVLGKIFGSLFHWIYFVN encoded by the coding sequence ATGATTATTAAAATTATTTTTATGGCTTTTCTAAGTCTGGCTGGTGGCTTAGCTGTTGGAGCAGGTTTTGTCGCATTTCTAACTGTATTAGGAATTATTCCAAGACTGACCCAATTGTCAAAAACAATGAAAATGATTCATTGGTATGAATGGGCGATTGTTTTAGGTGCAGTTGTTGGTACTTTAGCTAGCCTTAGGGAACCTATGATGGGTCTCTCTCCTCTTTTTACGATCCCACTTGGATTAACCGAAGGAGTATTTGTAGGCATGCTCGCAGCAGGATTAACAGAGGTCCTCAATGTGTTTCCCATTTTAGCGAAACGGATAGGAATCGAGGATCGGATTCAAATTTTAATGATGGCCATCGTTTTAGGAAAAATATTCGGATCATTATTTCATTGGATTTATTTTGTGAATTAA
- a CDS encoding stage V sporulation protein AE translates to MSEKRRVIIITDGDDYARKSVEGVAAEVGGRCITMSHGNPSVLSGLELVKLIKKAPYDPVFVMFDDSGYVGEGAGELALKYVATHEDIEVLGVIAVAAKTRQAEWTKVDVCIDREGVLTPYGVDKNGIPELDIGRLNGDTVYCLDQLDVPIIVGIGDVGKMAQHDHFERGSPITKKAVDIILERSGYYGNRNIEKG, encoded by the coding sequence ATGAGCGAAAAACGACGGGTAATTATCATTACTGATGGTGATGACTACGCTAGAAAATCAGTCGAAGGAGTTGCAGCAGAGGTTGGTGGTCGCTGTATTACGATGTCCCATGGTAACCCGTCTGTTTTAAGTGGTTTAGAGTTAGTGAAGTTAATAAAAAAAGCACCATACGATCCCGTTTTTGTAATGTTTGATGATAGCGGCTATGTCGGAGAAGGAGCAGGTGAATTAGCATTAAAATATGTTGCTACTCACGAGGATATTGAAGTATTAGGCGTTATTGCTGTTGCTGCAAAGACGAGACAGGCAGAATGGACAAAAGTAGATGTATGTATTGATCGAGAAGGTGTTCTAACCCCCTATGGTGTAGATAAAAATGGAATACCAGAGCTTGATATTGGCCGATTAAATGGTGACACCGTGTATTGTCTTGACCAGTTGGATGTTCCAATTATTGTCGGGATTGGAGACGTTGGAAAAATGGCGCAACATGACCATTTCGAAAGAGGGTCTCCTATTACCAAAAAAGCGGTAGACATTATTTTAGAAAGGAGTGGATACTATGGCAACCGAAATATTGAAAAAGGATGA